In the Clostridium beijerinckii genome, one interval contains:
- a CDS encoding glycoside hydrolase family 13 protein — MDKKWWKESVVYQVYPRSFNDSNGDGIGDLRGIIEKLDYLKELGIDVIWLSPVYKSPNDDNGYDISDYEDIMDEFGTMEDMDDLIEEGNKRGIKILMDLVVNHTSDEHKWFIEAKKSKDNPYRDYYIWRDPVNGEEPNDLRSTFSGSAWQYDETTGQYYLHLFSKKQPDLNWENEEVRNRIYKMMNFWIDKGIGGFRMDVIELIGKIPDKKVTHNGPKLHEYIREMNKKTFGGKDLLTVGETWGCTTEIAKKYSNPDDSELSMIFQFEHILLDQQPGKEKWDLKPLELLDLKKALSRWQVELEGTGWNSLFWNNHDVPRIVSRWGNDKEYRVESAKMLATLLHGMKGTPYIYQGEELGMTNVRFESLEDYKDIETLNMYNERKKQGYTHEEIMLSIYTKGRDNARTPIQWDDSQNAGFTSGQPWLKVNPNYKEINVKSQLKDENSIFNYYKKLIKIRKTNPVVVHGKYELILEENKEIFAYTRTLENEMLLVICNFTGNETEFVLERKFEFKSKELLISNYNVNENDPIDSIELKPYESRIYKFIL, encoded by the coding sequence ATGGATAAAAAATGGTGGAAAGAAAGCGTTGTTTATCAGGTATATCCTAGGAGTTTTAATGATTCTAATGGAGATGGAATTGGAGATTTAAGAGGAATAATAGAGAAGTTAGATTACTTGAAAGAATTGGGGATAGATGTAATATGGTTATCTCCAGTATATAAATCACCAAACGATGATAATGGATATGATATAAGTGATTATGAAGATATAATGGATGAATTTGGAACAATGGAAGATATGGATGATCTTATTGAGGAAGGAAATAAAAGAGGAATAAAAATTCTTATGGATTTAGTTGTAAACCATACTTCTGACGAACATAAATGGTTCATCGAAGCTAAGAAATCAAAAGATAATCCTTATAGAGATTATTATATATGGAGAGATCCAGTAAATGGAGAAGAACCAAATGATTTAAGATCAACATTTAGCGGTAGTGCATGGCAATATGATGAAACTACAGGGCAGTATTATTTACATTTATTTAGTAAAAAACAGCCAGATTTGAACTGGGAAAATGAAGAGGTGCGCAATAGAATTTATAAAATGATGAACTTTTGGATTGATAAAGGTATTGGCGGATTTAGAATGGATGTAATTGAACTTATAGGAAAGATTCCAGATAAAAAAGTTACGCATAATGGTCCAAAACTCCATGAATATATTAGAGAAATGAATAAGAAGACATTCGGAGGCAAAGATTTACTAACAGTTGGAGAGACTTGGGGATGTACTACAGAAATAGCTAAGAAATATTCAAATCCAGATGATAGTGAACTTAGCATGATATTTCAATTTGAGCACATTTTATTAGATCAACAACCAGGTAAAGAAAAATGGGATTTAAAGCCGTTAGAATTATTAGATTTAAAGAAGGCATTATCTAGATGGCAAGTAGAGCTAGAAGGCACAGGCTGGAATAGTTTATTCTGGAATAATCATGACGTACCAAGAATAGTTTCAAGGTGGGGGAATGACAAAGAATATAGGGTAGAAAGTGCGAAAATGCTTGCTACATTATTACATGGAATGAAGGGGACTCCATATATATATCAAGGTGAAGAGCTTGGTATGACAAATGTAAGATTTGAATCATTAGAGGATTACAAGGATATAGAAACTTTGAACATGTATAATGAAAGAAAAAAACAAGGTTATACTCATGAGGAGATAATGCTATCTATATACACAAAAGGCAGAGATAATGCCCGTACTCCAATACAATGGGATGATAGTCAAAATGCAGGGTTTACAAGTGGACAGCCTTGGCTAAAAGTAAATCCTAATTATAAGGAAATAAACGTTAAATCACAATTAAAAGACGAAAACTCTATATTTAATTACTATAAGAAATTAATAAAAATAAGAAAAACAAATCCAGTAGTAGTTCATGGAAAATATGAATTGATCTTAGAAGAAAACAAAGAAATTTTTGCATATACAAGAACCTTAGAAAATGAAATGTTACTAGTTATATGCAACTTTACAGGAAATGAGACAGAGTTTGTACTTGAAAGAAAATTTGAATTTAAATCTAAAGAACTTTTAATTTCAAATTATAATGTTAATGAAAATGATCCGATTGATAGCATAGAACTTAAGCCGTATGAATCTAGAATTTATAAGTTTATATTATAG
- a CDS encoding helix-turn-helix transcriptional regulator: protein MRTRRAKILPSQVGLPEGTRRRTIGLRREEVSFLSGVGLTWYTWLEQGRPITISSQVIESLARTLMLDKKETMHLYNLARLTPPTEIATYDNTVNPMLKHVLDNIEFSPATILDQRYNVIAWNRASEKLLYDYNKLDTSKRNMLRIMFTNEEYKKTIIDWESTAQSMLARFRIAYGKLVEDPYIKELVEELKSESKEFNSWWTMHNVEMEEEIVKSITHPILGELNFEYTSYMVLSDRNLKMTILTALPGSDTEKKIKQFLLG from the coding sequence TTGAGAACACGACGAGCAAAGATTTTACCATCACAGGTTGGTTTGCCTGAAGGTACCAGGAGAAGAACAATTGGGCTTAGACGAGAAGAAGTTTCTTTTCTTTCAGGCGTTGGGCTAACTTGGTATACATGGCTTGAACAAGGACGTCCCATAACCATATCTTCACAAGTCATCGAAAGTTTAGCCAGAACTTTGATGCTGGATAAAAAGGAAACTATGCATCTTTACAATCTTGCGAGACTAACACCTCCAACTGAAATAGCTACCTATGATAATACTGTTAATCCAATGCTTAAGCATGTGTTAGATAACATAGAGTTTTCTCCAGCAACTATACTTGATCAACGATACAATGTTATTGCATGGAATAGAGCTTCTGAAAAACTTCTTTATGATTATAATAAACTTGATACTTCTAAACGCAACATGTTAAGAATTATGTTTACTAATGAAGAATATAAAAAAACAATTATTGATTGGGAATCAACAGCACAAAGTATGCTTGCCAGATTTAGAATAGCTTATGGCAAACTTGTTGAAGATCCCTATATCAAAGAGCTTGTAGAAGAACTTAAAAGCGAAAGCAAAGAATTCAATTCATGGTGGACAATGCATAATGTTGAAATGGAAGAGGAAATAGTAAAAAGCATTACTCATCCGATTTTAGGTGAATTGAACTTTGAGTATACCAGCTATATGGTTTTATCAGATAGAAATTTAAAAATGACAATTCTTACAGCATTGCCCGGGTCAGATACTGAAAAAAAGATAAAACAATTTCTACTGGGTTAA
- a CDS encoding flavodoxin family protein, with protein MKKIIILNGSPHKTGNTMALVNEVSKSMDNKETEIKTYNLNTMKISCCQGCNACKKTGTCAIKDDMQLIYDDIDDADGIIFATPIYIYQMSAQLKAVVDRLVAYMKEDYSSYLSPNKKVLFVSTFGGGDIVQYTSYFDLTGKSLKVLGFGEYKTLITGGLREINELLERSEVLSEAKEMGEWLLNC; from the coding sequence ATGAAAAAAATCATAATATTAAATGGAAGTCCGCACAAAACTGGAAATACAATGGCGCTAGTTAATGAGGTATCCAAATCAATGGATAATAAAGAAACTGAAATAAAAACTTATAACCTAAATACAATGAAAATAAGTTGCTGTCAGGGATGTAATGCCTGTAAAAAAACAGGTACATGTGCCATTAAAGATGATATGCAATTAATATATGACGATATTGATGATGCTGATGGTATTATATTTGCTACGCCTATATATATTTATCAGATGTCTGCACAGTTGAAAGCTGTTGTTGATAGACTTGTTGCTTATATGAAAGAAGATTATTCGAGCTATCTTTCTCCAAATAAAAAGGTCTTATTTGTATCTACATTTGGGGGAGGCGATATAGTACAATACACGAGCTATTTTGATTTAACTGGTAAAAGCCTTAAAGTTTTAGGTTTTGGAGAATACAAGACACTGATTACTGGAGGTTTACGTGAAATAAACGAGTTATTAGAACGTTCAGAAGTTCTGTCAGAGGCAAAAGAGATGGGAGAATGGTTATTGAATTGTTAA
- a CDS encoding U32 family peptidase, with product MKIVAGMGCIDDYIKLVRAGADEVFCGYVPYEWNKKYGSLFPLNRREVLYYNIQISSLEDMKILKKMVDFYKVPVNITFNYLYYLEEQYEMIANIIKDLINIGFNDFIVADIALILYLKERNIKCSIHLSGECAELNRLSMGFFNKLNISRYIFHRKNTIEDMKSCIRSNEVENLEYEAFILNERCHYTGAFCSSLHCDEMIHLCKVPYELLRIDKNESSFCEVDKRIESYYKDINDKDKEELYIENQSDPENEYGSESEEGMEVSYFIGETGCGLCSLKKLKKAGITHLKVVGRGNSIENMEKDIKSLKKAIAILDNTEISETYEEYIKNKLLDGKCSGQCYY from the coding sequence ATGAAGATAGTAGCAGGAATGGGATGTATTGATGATTATATAAAATTAGTAAGGGCTGGAGCAGATGAAGTGTTTTGTGGATATGTTCCTTATGAATGGAACAAAAAATATGGAAGTTTATTTCCTTTAAATAGGAGAGAAGTACTTTATTATAACATTCAAATAAGTTCACTTGAGGACATGAAAATACTAAAGAAAATGGTTGATTTTTATAAAGTACCAGTAAATATAACTTTTAATTATTTATACTATCTTGAAGAACAATATGAAATGATAGCTAACATAATAAAAGATTTGATAAATATTGGCTTTAATGATTTTATTGTAGCAGATATTGCGCTTATATTATATTTAAAGGAAAGGAATATAAAGTGCTCAATACATTTAAGTGGAGAATGCGCTGAGCTAAACCGGCTTTCTATGGGGTTTTTCAATAAACTAAATATATCACGATACATATTTCATAGGAAAAATACAATCGAAGATATGAAATCATGTATAAGAAGCAACGAAGTAGAAAATCTTGAATATGAAGCATTTATTTTAAATGAAAGATGCCATTATACTGGTGCTTTTTGCAGCTCCCTACATTGTGATGAAATGATACATTTGTGTAAAGTTCCATATGAACTATTAAGAATAGATAAAAATGAGAGTAGTTTTTGCGAAGTTGATAAGAGAATTGAGTCTTATTACAAGGATATAAATGACAAGGATAAGGAAGAACTCTATATAGAAAATCAATCTGATCCAGAAAATGAATATGGAAGTGAAAGCGAAGAGGGAATGGAAGTTTCATATTTCATTGGAGAAACTGGATGTGGATTATGTTCTCTAAAAAAGTTAAAGAAAGCTGGCATTACTCATTTAAAGGTAGTAGGAAGAGGAAATTCTATTGAGAATATGGAAAAAGATATAAAAAGTCTAAAAAAGGCCATAGCTATATTAGATAATACTGAAATAAGTGAAACTTATGAAGAATATATAAAAAATAAGTTACTTGATGGCAAATGCAGCGGACAATGTTATTATTAA
- a CDS encoding MFS transporter, with amino-acid sequence MYQSTNAVLKTNSSIDNTNTRPILTKLLILVMSIACGLTVANLYYIQPLLGDIAKTFHVDQLSIGFAAMLTQIGYAIGMIFILPLGDIKEKRNLIVIMLLFSVISLMSMFFSSNIYILTISSFAVGFTSIIPQLIIPLAAQLSNPQQRGQTIGTIMSGLLIGILLSRTVSGILGSYLGWRIVYLIAAIMMFALMLILRKLIPLCNPISDIKYSELLKSMIHLIKTEPILRESSLNGALMFSAFSAFWTSLIFLLESSHYNMGAEAAGLLGLVGVSGALAAPLVGKVADKRGSRFAIGICIVVVIASYLLFFLFGFKIWGLVLGVILLDLGVQSCNVSNQARVHSLNEETRNRLNTIYMVSFFLGGAFGSFLGSYSYSHFGWYGVCTFGIITQILALIIHKISKKA; translated from the coding sequence ATGTATCAATCAACTAATGCTGTATTAAAAACAAATTCATCAATAGATAATACCAATACTAGACCTATATTAACTAAATTACTAATCTTAGTTATGTCAATAGCTTGTGGACTTACAGTCGCAAATCTATATTACATTCAACCGCTTTTAGGAGACATAGCAAAAACTTTTCATGTTGACCAATTAAGTATAGGTTTTGCAGCTATGCTCACACAAATAGGTTATGCAATCGGAATGATATTTATATTGCCTTTAGGAGATATAAAAGAAAAGAGAAACTTAATAGTAATAATGCTTTTATTCTCAGTAATTTCACTTATGAGTATGTTTTTCTCTTCAAATATATATATTCTTACGATCTCTTCTTTTGCCGTTGGGTTTACTTCTATAATCCCTCAACTTATTATTCCTTTGGCAGCACAGCTCTCAAATCCGCAACAAAGAGGACAAACTATTGGCACAATAATGAGCGGTTTATTAATTGGAATATTACTTTCTCGTACAGTTAGTGGCATATTAGGAAGCTACCTTGGCTGGAGAATAGTTTATCTTATTGCAGCAATTATGATGTTTGCTCTCATGCTTATTCTTAGAAAATTAATACCATTATGCAACCCTATTTCCGACATTAAATATTCTGAGTTATTAAAATCGATGATACACTTAATAAAAACAGAACCGATCTTAAGAGAATCCTCTCTTAATGGTGCATTAATGTTTTCAGCTTTCAGTGCCTTTTGGACATCCCTTATATTTTTACTTGAAAGTTCTCATTACAATATGGGAGCTGAAGCAGCTGGCTTACTTGGGTTAGTAGGTGTTAGCGGTGCTCTTGCTGCTCCACTGGTTGGAAAAGTAGCTGATAAAAGAGGTTCAAGATTTGCTATAGGCATATGTATAGTCGTGGTTATAGCTTCCTATTTATTATTTTTCCTATTCGGATTCAAAATTTGGGGATTAGTTTTAGGAGTAATTCTTCTAGATTTAGGAGTACAATCTTGTAATGTATCTAATCAGGCAAGAGTACATTCTTTAAATGAAGAAACACGTAATAGACTTAATACTATTTATATGGTTAGCTTTTTTCTTGGTGGGGCGTTTGGATCGTTTTTAGGTTCCTATAGCTATTCTCACTTTGGATGGTATGGGGTATGTACTTTTGGTATAATAACTCAAATCCTTGCGCTTATTATACACAAGATTAGCAAAAAAGCATAA
- a CDS encoding flavodoxin family protein: MKVVAFNGSPNKEGNTYHGIKLVTDELEKEGIETEIIHVGNKSIRGCIACGYCTKNKNGKCAIATDPVNEWIEKMKDADGIILGSPVHYSAIAGTMKSFLDRAFRVAEATDSMLRLKVGIAVVAVRRAGGIPTFDQLNNYINHSEMIIPTSNYWNVINGRAPGEVMQDEEGQQIMRILGKNMAWLMKLIENGQGVIKTPEREEKIFTNFIR; the protein is encoded by the coding sequence ATGAAAGTTGTAGCATTTAACGGAAGTCCAAATAAAGAAGGTAATACTTATCATGGAATAAAATTAGTTACTGATGAACTAGAAAAGGAAGGAATAGAAACAGAAATAATTCATGTGGGGAACAAGTCTATAAGAGGTTGCATTGCTTGCGGATATTGCACAAAAAATAAAAATGGTAAATGTGCCATTGCTACCGATCCAGTTAACGAGTGGATTGAAAAAATGAAAGATGCTGATGGCATAATCTTAGGGTCACCAGTACACTATTCAGCAATTGCCGGAACAATGAAATCATTTTTAGATAGGGCTTTTCGTGTAGCCGAAGCTACTGATAGTATGTTAAGACTTAAAGTAGGCATTGCAGTAGTCGCAGTAAGACGTGCAGGTGGAATTCCAACCTTCGATCAATTAAACAATTATATTAATCATTCTGAAATGATTATTCCTACTTCAAACTATTGGAATGTAATTAACGGAAGAGCCCCAGGTGAAGTAATGCAAGATGAAGAAGGACAACAAATTATGAGAATCCTAGGCAAGAACATGGCCTGGCTTATGAAGCTTATCGAAAATGGTCAAGGAGTTATAAAAACTCCTGAAAGAGAAGAAAAGATTTTTACTAATTTTATTCGATAA
- a CDS encoding TetR/AcrR family transcriptional regulator, translated as MEKKLGRPRSEKTKNAILSAAYDLLLESGFGSVTIEKIAEKAGVSKATIYKWWSNKAAVVMDAFFDAAVVRLPVPDTGSTMDDIIIQVNNLANFLTSREGKVINEIIAEGQSDQKLAETYRTVYFKPRRLDSRYILERGISRGELKEDLDIELVMDLVFGPLFYRLLITGDIVDENFIRNMVICAFNGITKS; from the coding sequence ATGGAGAAAAAGTTAGGACGCCCTCGTAGCGAGAAAACTAAAAATGCAATTCTTTCCGCTGCCTATGATTTATTGCTTGAAAGTGGTTTTGGATCTGTTACAATTGAAAAGATTGCTGAGAAAGCTGGAGTTAGTAAAGCTACTATTTATAAATGGTGGTCCAATAAGGCAGCTGTTGTTATGGATGCTTTTTTTGACGCAGCTGTTGTGAGACTCCCAGTTCCGGATACAGGATCAACTATGGATGATATAATAATTCAAGTAAATAACTTAGCAAATTTTCTAACTAGTCGCGAGGGGAAGGTAATTAATGAGATAATAGCAGAAGGACAATCTGATCAAAAATTAGCTGAAACATACCGAACAGTATATTTTAAGCCTCGTAGACTTGATTCAAGATATATTCTAGAACGTGGTATTTCGAGGGGAGAACTAAAAGAGGATTTAGATATAGAATTAGTTATGGATTTAGTTTTTGGTCCATTATTTTATAGATTATTAATAACAGGTGATATAGTAGATGAGAATTTTATAAGGAATATGGTCATTTGCGCTTTTAATGGTATAACTAAAAGTTAA
- a CDS encoding QueT transporter family protein → MNNNNTVKRLVKTAIIAALYAVITLVLAPISYGPIQFRVSEIMVLLAFFDPFYIVGLTLGCFIANILGPNGLADIIFGTLATFISVYAVSITERFVKNKKTSLIIASLWPTIFNGVIIGWMLNYIYQFPLVLSIGEVAIGEFVVVTIVGVPIVRLLQNKYSSFPLFCKN, encoded by the coding sequence ATGAATAATAATAATACAGTGAAAAGGCTAGTTAAAACAGCTATCATAGCCGCACTTTACGCAGTTATAACACTTGTTCTAGCACCAATAAGCTATGGTCCTATACAATTTAGAGTCTCAGAGATAATGGTACTATTAGCATTTTTTGATCCGTTTTATATTGTAGGTCTTACTCTTGGATGTTTTATAGCAAATATTCTTGGACCTAATGGTTTAGCAGATATAATATTTGGTACTTTAGCAACATTTATTAGTGTTTATGCTGTGTCAATTACAGAAAGGTTTGTAAAGAATAAGAAAACATCATTAATAATAGCATCGCTTTGGCCTACTATTTTTAATGGAGTAATAATTGGATGGATGCTTAACTATATTTATCAATTTCCACTTGTACTATCAATTGGGGAAGTTGCAATTGGCGAGTTTGTTGTTGTTACAATAGTTGGTGTACCAATTGTTAGGCTTTTACAAAATAAATATAGCAGTTTTCCTTTATTTTGTAAGAATTAA
- the fliB gene encoding flagellin lysine-N-methylase has product MNKIDTLKISNYDKFKCTADKCKFTCCEGWDISVDDNTYKNWKKDKSNNILNNVKIKRYEGKDEYFINKKTNEACPLLDSHGLCNIVKDHGENYLSLTCQMFPRIENIFEDRIELSLSCSCPEVLELIGSETGKINMTSESHNNLESNALEIKVRETIINIMQQENFLLENKLIISFQMLSTILENENLGEHALLKELEKYKNSNYVKELIDMYKGIKINTNDSVEEVNNLFLDIIENYKEVSIFNILLKDIANFAENAKIKKLSSKWNDYKSLFERYNDFVENCIISKIFSNCISDDIEEMIISFQMIILEYLLLRYSLFLKYCMENKIDEEDIKNYTVAFSRIIGNNTDAMIEFIRDGFGDDILEIGYLCFITLV; this is encoded by the coding sequence ATGAATAAAATAGATACCTTAAAAATTTCAAACTATGATAAGTTTAAGTGCACAGCTGATAAGTGTAAATTCACATGTTGTGAAGGATGGGATATTAGTGTAGATGACAATACATATAAGAATTGGAAAAAAGATAAATCTAATAACATTTTAAATAATGTAAAAATAAAAAGATATGAAGGTAAAGATGAGTATTTTATAAATAAGAAAACAAATGAAGCATGTCCGCTTTTAGACAGCCATGGATTATGCAATATAGTAAAAGATCATGGGGAAAATTATTTATCTTTAACATGCCAAATGTTTCCTAGAATAGAGAATATTTTTGAGGATAGAATAGAGCTTTCATTATCATGTTCATGTCCAGAAGTATTAGAGCTTATAGGTAGTGAGACTGGCAAAATAAATATGACTTCAGAAAGTCATAATAATTTAGAAAGTAATGCGTTAGAAATTAAAGTTAGAGAAACCATCATAAACATAATGCAGCAAGAAAATTTCTTGCTAGAAAATAAGCTTATTATTAGCTTTCAAATGCTATCGACTATTTTAGAAAATGAGAATCTTGGAGAACATGCCTTATTAAAAGAATTAGAAAAGTATAAGAATAGTAATTATGTAAAAGAGCTTATTGACATGTATAAGGGAATAAAGATAAACACAAATGACTCAGTTGAGGAAGTCAATAATCTATTTTTAGATATCATAGAGAATTACAAGGAAGTTTCTATTTTTAATATTCTTTTAAAAGATATTGCTAATTTCGCGGAAAATGCTAAAATTAAAAAACTTTCATCTAAATGGAATGATTATAAAAGTTTGTTCGAGCGATATAACGACTTTGTTGAAAATTGCATTATATCTAAAATTTTTAGCAATTGTATCAGTGATGATATAGAAGAGATGATTATTTCATTCCAAATGATTATATTAGAGTATTTATTGTTAAGGTATTCCTTATTCTTAAAATATTGCATGGAAAATAAAATAGATGAGGAAGACATAAAGAATTACACTGTAGCTTTTTCAAGAATAATAGGTAATAATACTGATGCTATGATAGAATTCATTAGGGATGGTTTTGGAGATGATATTTTAGAGATTGGATATTTGTGTTTTATAACTTTAGTTTAA
- a CDS encoding histidine kinase N-terminal 7TM domain-containing protein: protein MFLKLNIFFCLILLLSALTLMYIGYSSWKRDKSYVSMSLIPVSIYALGYGFEILCTSIEGVEFWIKIEYLGIPFIAVFWLMLALNFTGYKDKFKKNTLALLYIIPSITFILNCTNDFHHLFYKELYMNDTGVFPIAKIIEGPWYWIHIAYTYILMIAGLVFLVAAYLKSAAIIRKQILLIIVAWVIPWGANIIYILKLLPFTLDLSPFTLSFSGIIYSFAILKFKFLELTPIALNKVFSSMLEGVIILDSENNIVNFNDSAKNIILELRDLGKGEHKIDEVFRKYKTLLNVIKNGSSNESLISISYEEQLKYYKININNISENNGKIVGKILILTDITEIEVQRKKVYDNAKFLQTLIDAIPNPIYSKDEFGLYNHCNAAFTEFLGMSKEEFLGSTVYNIFEKELAEIYSNSDKNIMSQKQSQAYEERLTHKDGTYHDVIFNKSVVVNEDDDVKGLVGVIIDTTEQKKSKEKISKLLKLKESMLKIGYSINEISNINNLLQLILDEVINCIDSRSCGSVLLLDKDKSLKIAVAKGYNLEDIKTFELKYEEHFAWANERNKVDTTTIFNDIHRIENIKMLDTAEGMKIKSIISSPIIIDGELYGFLNIDSIYNNCFNEGDLELMEYMRNQVSVAITNHKLHERTLYLSRYDKLTNVCNRTWFEQLIHSEIYNEDMNIEEFFLVVFDLNDLKLVNDNHGHLAGDELIKEFSKGLNALAGEGDIIGRFGGDEFVGIFLNSDLVSLTNKLEELIRKFKDCPLVFEGNKIVCSYSYGIANFPREGIEFDELIKRADRRMYEYKRKVKSKRALLIGV, encoded by the coding sequence ATGTTTTTGAAGCTAAACATTTTTTTTTGCTTGATACTATTATTATCTGCGCTAACATTAATGTATATAGGATATTCTTCATGGAAAAGAGATAAATCATATGTTTCAATGTCTTTGATTCCTGTATCAATTTATGCATTAGGATATGGATTTGAAATATTATGTACAAGCATCGAAGGAGTAGAATTCTGGATAAAAATAGAATACTTAGGTATTCCATTTATAGCTGTGTTTTGGTTAATGCTTGCACTTAACTTTACAGGATATAAAGATAAATTTAAAAAGAATACTTTAGCATTACTATATATAATACCTTCAATTACATTTATTCTGAATTGTACGAATGATTTTCATCATCTATTCTATAAAGAACTATATATGAATGATACTGGAGTTTTTCCAATAGCAAAGATAATAGAAGGGCCTTGGTATTGGATACATATTGCTTATACATACATTCTAATGATTGCAGGGTTAGTGTTTTTGGTAGCAGCATATTTAAAATCAGCTGCAATTATTAGAAAACAAATTTTACTTATAATAGTTGCATGGGTAATTCCATGGGGGGCGAATATCATTTATATATTGAAGCTGTTACCATTTACTCTTGATTTATCTCCATTTACGCTTTCTTTTTCGGGAATAATTTATAGTTTTGCTATATTAAAATTCAAATTTTTGGAGCTTACCCCAATAGCGTTAAACAAGGTATTTTCCAGTATGCTAGAAGGTGTTATAATATTGGATTCTGAAAATAATATAGTGAATTTTAATGATTCAGCAAAAAATATTATTTTAGAGTTAAGAGACCTAGGTAAAGGAGAGCATAAGATTGATGAAGTATTTAGGAAATATAAAACATTATTAAATGTTATAAAGAATGGTTCCAGTAATGAAAGCTTGATTAGTATAAGTTATGAAGAACAGCTAAAATATTATAAGATAAATATTAATAATATATCTGAGAATAATGGTAAGATAGTTGGTAAAATACTAATTTTAACAGATATTACTGAGATTGAAGTGCAAAGAAAAAAAGTATATGATAATGCGAAATTTCTTCAAACACTTATTGATGCTATTCCTAATCCTATATATTCTAAGGATGAATTTGGATTATATAATCATTGTAATGCAGCATTTACAGAATTTTTAGGAATGAGTAAAGAAGAATTTTTGGGAAGTACCGTTTATAATATTTTCGAAAAGGAACTAGCGGAGATTTATAGTAATTCAGATAAGAATATAATGAGTCAAAAGCAATCCCAAGCCTATGAAGAAAGGCTTACACATAAAGATGGCACATATCATGATGTAATCTTTAATAAATCAGTTGTTGTAAATGAAGATGATGATGTTAAAGGATTAGTTGGCGTTATAATAGACACTACTGAACAAAAAAAGAGCAAGGAAAAGATAAGTAAATTATTAAAATTAAAAGAGTCTATGCTGAAAATAGGGTACTCGATTAACGAGATATCTAATATTAATAATTTACTGCAATTAATATTGGACGAAGTCATTAATTGTATAGATAGCAGAAGTTGTGGATCGGTGCTGCTTTTAGATAAAGACAAAAGTTTAAAAATAGCTGTGGCTAAAGGCTATAACTTAGAGGATATTAAAACATTTGAATTAAAGTACGAAGAGCACTTTGCATGGGCTAATGAGAGAAATAAGGTAGATACAACAACTATTTTCAATGATATTCATAGAATAGAAAATATAAAAATGCTAGATACGGCAGAGGGAATGAAAATAAAATCTATTATTAGTTCACCTATTATTATAGATGGTGAATTATATGGATTTTTGAATATTGATAGTATCTACAATAATTGTTTTAATGAAGGCGATTTGGAATTAATGGAATACATGAGAAATCAAGTTTCGGTTGCAATTACTAATCATAAACTTCATGAGAGAACTTTATATTTATCTAGATATGATAAATTAACTAATGTATGTAACAGAACGTGGTTTGAACAATTAATTCACAGTGAAATTTATAATGAAGATATGAATATAGAAGAATTTTTCCTTGTAGTTTTTGACTTAAATGATTTAAAGCTTGTTAATGATAACCATGGCCACTTGGCTGGGGACGAATTAATTAAGGAATTTTCAAAAGGCTTAAATGCTTTGGCTGGAGAGGGCGATATTATAGGAAGATTTGGTGGAGATGAATTTGTAGGAATCTTTTTGAATTCAGATTTAGTAAGTTTAACTAATAAGCTTGAAGAACTGATTAGAAAGTTTAAAGATTGCCCACTAGTATTTGAAGGAAACAAAATTGTTTGTAGTTATAGCTATGGTATTGCTAACTTCCCAAGAGAAGGAATTGAATTTGATGAATTAATAAAGAGAGCTGATAGACGTATGTATGAGTATAAGCGAAAAGTAAAAAGTAAAAGAGCATTATTAATAGGTGTATAA